From Vitis vinifera cultivar Pinot Noir 40024 chromosome 3, ASM3070453v1, the proteins below share one genomic window:
- the LOC104878875 gene encoding protein FLOURY 1-like has translation MYAPYTHMQILFYFCLLLIFGSVLHFYKRFLHIFLGFLMIDCAPFLKFLCQYSGFGCWFLVFGRFPQVCNHLGLFLMLGLGFKVLPCVHRFKGLIQIFREFGAKSSVLKNGFYSRSGIDEVCGTNVLSGKWGALKLLMNSNPPRIDNFVESKVLVKDISEEIDDDGGGEEKECYVEDDEIDVIELRILIKLERNRANAAVLELEKERVAAASAVEELMAKILCLKNEKNSIEIQSNQNRRLAELKQQYDDEVIRYLKWIIMNLEDQLEFCGEKLDSHGKDNEMDQYGGDADASYIRSRVKDGRDDVLISSLERHSSAPL, from the coding sequence ATGTATGCTCCTTATACCCACATGCAGATTCTGTTTTACTTTTGTTTGTTACTGATATTTGGCTCTGTTCTTCATTTCTATAAGAGGTTTTTGCACATTTTTCTGGGGTTTCTGATGATCGATTGCGCTCCATTTTTGAAGTTCTTGTGTCAATACAGTGGGTTTGGATGTTGGTTTTTGGTATTTGGGCGTTTCCCACAGGTTTGTAATCATTTAGGACTGTTCTTGATGCTTGGCCTGGGGTTCAAGGTTTTGCCATGTGTGCATCGTTTCAAGGGTTTGATTCAAATTTTCCGTGAATTTGGAGCAAAGTCGAGTGTTCTGAAAAATGGGTTTTATTCAAGAAGTGGTATTGATGAAGTTTGTGGAACTAACGTTTTGTCCGGCAAGTGGGGTGCATTGAAACTCTTGATGAATTCAAACCCACCAAGAATTGACAATTTTGTGGAGAGCAAAGTTCTTGTAAAGGATATTTCAGAGGAAATtgatgatgatggtggtggtgaagaaaaagaatgttATGTTGAAGATGATGAAATCGATGTAATAGAATTGAGGATATTGATCAAACTTGAGCGGAACAGAGCAAATGCCGCAGTTTTGGAGCTTGAAAAGGAAAGGGTGGCAGCTGCATCTGCAGTAGAGGAGTTAATGGCAAAGATCTTATGCCTCAAAAATGAGAAGAACTCAATTGAAATTCAATCCAATCAAAACCGTAGATTGGCTGAACTGAAGCAGCAATATGATGATGAAGTAATTCGGTATTTGAAGTGGATTATAATGAACTTAGAAGATCAATTAGAGTTTTGTGGGGAAAAATTGGATTCACATGGGAAAGATAATGAGATGGATCAGTATGGAGGTGATGCAGATGCAAGTTATATCAGGTCAAGAGTCAAAGATGGTCGTGATGATGTACTAATTAGCTCACTTGAGAGGCATTCATCTGCACCACTGTAA
- the LOC132253460 gene encoding secreted RxLR effector protein 161-like, whose protein sequence is MQKIPYASAVGSLMYAQVCTRPDIAYIVGMLGRYLSNPGMDHWRAAKRVMRYLQRTKEYMLTYRRLDQLELIGYSDSDFAGCQDSRRSTSGYIYLLAGGAISWRSAKQTLVTSSTMEAEFVACYEASNQGIWLRNFVTGLRVLDGLHRQSCFSDRSL, encoded by the coding sequence ATGCAGAAGATTCCTTACGCTTCGGCTGTGGGGAGTCTAATGTATGCTCAGGTATGTACAcgtccggatattgcgtacattgttggcATGTTAGGCAGATATCTAAGTAACCCTGGAATGGATCATTGGAGAGCAGCCAAGAGGGTTATGAGATATTTACAGAGAACAAAAGAGTACATGCTTACATATAGGAGATTGGATCAGTTAGAGTTGATTGGGTATTCCGACTCCGACTTTGCTGGATGCCAAGACAGCAGAAGATCCACATCAGGCTATATTTATCTGTTGGCTGGTGGAGCAATTTCATGGAGGTCTGCCAAACAGACACTCGTAACTTCATCCACCATGGAAGCAGAGTTTGTAGCATGTTATGAGGCATCCAATCAAGGAATATGGCTACGAAATTTTGTCACTGGGCTGCGTGTTCTGGATG